CTAATGGAGTCCGATCTAGAGATCTGGCGTGAAATCTTTAAAGAAGACCAAGTAAAAATACACGGTTGTAGATGCGGGTGCAGATAAATAGTTGATAGGCTCAAATTAAAACTTGAGCTTTATCTTCACAATCAAATAAGTGTTATTGCTCTATCTTATGAGTTGAGTTGGGGGTCGAATATTGCAATTTGCTCCAAAGCTTGATCAAAGTACTCTGGTGTCAACTCAAAGGCATTGATCCCTAAGTCAGCTATCCCATAAAGTTTATCTGTATCTTTGGGTGAAACCAAGGCAAATATGGTTTGTTCAGATTTTAGGTCTTTCATCTGTTTTAAAAGGCCAACCTTCTCAGGTTCAACACTCAGATCACTTAGGACAATATCGTAGTCGTTCGCATCAAAAAGTCTTAAGGCCTCTTCTTTTCCTGAAACTTTATCAACCCTATTGAACAATACATTGAACATTTTGGTCTCTGAATCAAACTTCGATCTCTCATCCTGTATGAAAAGTAAATTCCGTTTTTTCTCTCTATTCATTCTTTTCCTTTCATTCTATATGAAACAACGTATTTAGATCTTTTTCTTGGTGTTGAGGAACTGTCTGGAGAACTGCTCCCCTTTTTTCTTGAAAACATCAGCGATCTCAGCTACATAGACTTCATCAGCCGTTGTTCCAAAAAGCTCTAGCCACCTGGTAAACGTTTCTCTTTTTAAATGAGGCATCTTTACATGGGCACCTACAAAGTTTCCATAATAGGTATTTTCCCCCAGCATTTTAGCCAACCAGAAATCTGCTAAAAGATCTATATGTTCAAACCAATCCTCACTGCTTAGATCATCGCCGATCTCATCGATGAAAAAAGGCGCTAGTATTTCATCCTCTATCGCTTTTTTATAAAACAGGGTCATCAAGATTCTAAGGTTCTCTCTAGTAATACTGTTTTGAAGTTCTATTCTTGATCCTTTCTCTACAAACCATCTGTAAACACACATGCAGTCACACTAATAAGATGTTTTTTTGAAATGAAATTATAGCAGGATTTATCAAAAACTGGAACACTCCTTTCATCTCTATCTGCTGTGTCTAATAGACACCATAGCACTCCTTCGAAGTAATCTATAGGTTTTTTGGGTATAATAGTAAACGATAAATTATCTAGAGTAGATAGGAACAGTATGCCAGTAACGATTAAAAAACCCAAAACACTCAAAGCTTACTTGAAAACAGAGTTCGATACACCTAAGATCTGCCTTGTTTCAATCATCAATGATAAGCATGTTTCATGGGAATTCTGTATGAGAATGCTCAAAGAAGTGTTTCATAAAGATCTGGAAGAGGCAGAAGCCATTGCCCATGAGATCGTAACCAATGGTGAGGGTTTTTGTGGCGGGTATATGTTTGAAATAGCCCAGACTAAAGCAGAGATGATCGAAGAAAAAGCGAAAAAAGAGGGTTTTTCTCTTGTATGCCTGATTGAGGAAGTATAACACCTCATCTCTCTTCTTCTCTTATTTTAGATCCCCATTTACACTTTAACTACTGCAATATATTGATATCTGTCAGTAACTATAAACTTTTATAGCTATAATCTTTTTTGAAAACCTAATTGTATGGAGATAAAATGCTAATTCAACAACAAGATGTACAACAAGTGGCAAATGCTATGATGAATATGCTGCATGAAGATGAGATGGAAGTGATCAACAACTTTTATGATGCTGTGAAAGCCAAAGATGTAGATAAAGTTGACGAACTCTTCCCGGGATTCTTGGCTGAAATCGAGACCCACTTTAAAACAGAAGAGGATATGATGGAACAGAGTGCCTACTCCGATATGCAGATGCACAAAAGTGACCATGATCTCATACGAAAAAAATTAGAAAAGTTTCATAAAAGATGGGAAGTCCTAAAAGGTCCAAAAGAACTACAGGGCTTTTTAGAAAAAGATTTTAAAAAGTGGTATACACAACATATTACGAAATGGGATGCACAGACTGCTCCGAACATCGGCTAATAAGGCCTATTAAAAGTATGGATCCATACTAGGATGGATCTGAGCTTGATAGAGTAAGACTTTTAAAGTCTCTACTTCCATAGGATATTAACTCGCTACGATCTCATCCAATTCATCTGCATAGATGATCTCTTTTTTAAGAAGTATTTTAGAGAGTTTCTCTATAGTACTCCAATGTTCATTGACCAAATCAGTCACTGTCTCTTGACCTTCAGTCATCCAGCGTTCAAGAGCAGAGTCTATTTTCTCATGATAGTGTTCTGTATCTTTATGCGCAACAGATTTTTGTTGTGCATCCATCACACCATTGATATTGATATACCCAACCTCTTTATCCATTCCATAATGTGCGATAGCCACGTAAGCATCACGTGTGGCCTGCTGTAGGTCATTTGAAGCACCAGAGTCCATGCCTTCTATATCACCGAACTGTTTGATCTGGGCTGCTCTTCCCGCCAATGAGACACATATTTTGTCTTTAAAATCTTTAACCGTCATATTCTCTTGCACATCACTGTAGTTATGTGAAATGAAATGTTCATTATTGTCTTTAGGTGTAATGCTTACATGTTCTATATGAATATGAGGCATTAAGACCTTGGAAATGACCGCACGTCCCGCTTCATAGACCGCTGTCTCTTCAAACATCTGTTCAAGAGAGAGGTAAGACTGTCTCTCTCCATATTTGATCGTATTGATCTGCTCAATGAGGATATCCTGGGTGATCGCAGGCAATCCATGACGCAAACAGTAGTATGAGGCTTCTTTTCCTAGCATTTCAAGTTGGGAACCTGTAAATCCTGTGGTATACATCAGCAGTTTTTTCATATCAAATGTACCGCTTGTAGGCTTTTCATTGATCACTTTATCCAAAAAGTACTGCCTTGCATCTTTATCAAGATTGTTGATCTCTATATGGATCTCTACCCTTCCCGGCCGGATAATAGCTGGATCGATGTTTTCTTTGTAGTTAGTTGCAGCGATCACAAAGATATCTTCACCTTTTCTCCCTGAAAAACCATCCATCTCTGACAAGAGTTTATTGATAGGTACTTCCCTACCGTTTTCTGCATCACGTCTTCCGATAGTATCGATCTCGTCAATAAAGATGATAGCAGGTGCATACGCTTTTGCCCTGGTAAAGATCGACTTTGTCTTTTCAGGCTGGAGCAGCTCCAATCCCGTAGTCGAGATAAAAGGGAGTTCCGCCTCTTTGGCAAAAGCCTTTGCCAGCATCGTCTTTCCTGTACCCGGAGGTCCATACAAAAGCATACCTTTTGGCGGTGCGATATTAAAACTTTCCAAAAGTTTTGGCTCTTTAAAAAAGTTAATGACCTCACCTAGTCTCTGCTTTGCCTTATGGTGGCCTGCAATATCATGAAAAGAAACATTAGGAATGTCAAAGACCAAACCATCTTCGCTAAAATCCTTGATCCTCACTACCTGTGAAAACTTACATGAATTGACTTTATAGGTAATGATGCCATTCTTCTCAGTGATCGTATCATTGATATCAAGAGTAGTGTTTTTTCTAAAGAGTTCTCTTACAAGGGTCTCATTTTCAATAAGCGGTGTTACCCGTTCTTTTAAATATGCTACAGACTCTTTAGAGAGAGATACCTTGATCTGCTTGAAATACATGATAGGTTTGTCTGAATCTTGCATGAATTGAGTGATTCTATTAAAAAAGTAAGTACTTACCTTCTCTTTAAGACGTCTTGCATCCAGTTCTGGAGCAAAATTAAGCATCTGTATTTTCAAAAAGTTATCAAAATTCTTACCTACAACAAACTCGATCTTATATTGATCATTGAACTCATCTTTATAGCCCAGGAAGACTCTTTTGGATATTTTCTCAAAGGCATCATACTCAAGCTTGTTAAACAGAACAATGTGTGCCTTAGAGAATCTCGAAACGAGCTCAGGGACAATGGCTTCTTGGACACCACCGCTTCTGCTTTCTCTCTTCTTTTCTCTCTTTATAGCCTCAAGGATCATTGATTCAGCTTGTACATAGTCTTTTTCAACTAGATCTTGAAATCTGTAATCTTGATAAAGCTCTTTACCGACACTCGTCGTAATGATAAAAATGGCCTCTGTAAAATCCACCATATAGTTTGCATTTTCATCGTTGTAGATGATATCAGGATCTTCATTACACGGCTCATCTGTGATCTTATCCCAACCACATGCATCACGCATCTTACCACCTTCAAAGATGGAAAAAAGGTTATTCTGGATGACATTGTCACACTTTTCAAAAGAATCAAGTACGATGACAGCCTTAGGATTTCTATGTACGAAGCCTGTGAGTTGACCGACGCCATACCCTTTCCACCCGGCAGGATAACCATACAACTCTCCACCGTTTTGCTGATGGTACTGTGTCATATCGAACTTCATGATCTTATACTTAGGTATATGTTCTGCCATCAGTTCTGCAAGGAAGGTCTTACCGGTAGCCGGAGGTCCTAAAAAAAGATAGGTTGCC
This portion of the Sulfurovum xiamenensis genome encodes:
- a CDS encoding group III truncated hemoglobin, with amino-acid sequence MCVYRWFVEKGSRIELQNSITRENLRILMTLFYKKAIEDEILAPFFIDEIGDDLSSEDWFEHIDLLADFWLAKMLGENTYYGNFVGAHVKMPHLKRETFTRWLELFGTTADEVYVAEIADVFKKKGEQFSRQFLNTKKKI
- a CDS encoding ATP-dependent Clp protease adaptor ClpS gives rise to the protein MPVTIKKPKTLKAYLKTEFDTPKICLVSIINDKHVSWEFCMRMLKEVFHKDLEEAEAIAHEIVTNGEGFCGGYMFEIAQTKAEMIEEKAKKEGFSLVCLIEEV
- a CDS encoding hemerythrin family protein codes for the protein MLIQQQDVQQVANAMMNMLHEDEMEVINNFYDAVKAKDVDKVDELFPGFLAEIETHFKTEEDMMEQSAYSDMQMHKSDHDLIRKKLEKFHKRWEVLKGPKELQGFLEKDFKKWYTQHITKWDAQTAPNIG
- a CDS encoding AAA family ATPase yields the protein MTETEALVKANIEKYKKLDKGEWDDEALQEAQNNIEFVKQFKEVLSKELFGQEQAINVVANSMKTTVKDQKGPKATYLFLGPPATGKTFLAELMAEHIPKYKIMKFDMTQYHQQNGGELYGYPAGWKGYGVGQLTGFVHRNPKAVIVLDSFEKCDNVIQNNLFSIFEGGKMRDACGWDKITDEPCNEDPDIIYNDENANYMVDFTEAIFIITTSVGKELYQDYRFQDLVEKDYVQAESMILEAIKREKKRESRSGGVQEAIVPELVSRFSKAHIVLFNKLEYDAFEKISKRVFLGYKDEFNDQYKIEFVVGKNFDNFLKIQMLNFAPELDARRLKEKVSTYFFNRITQFMQDSDKPIMYFKQIKVSLSKESVAYLKERVTPLIENETLVRELFRKNTTLDINDTITEKNGIITYKVNSCKFSQVVRIKDFSEDGLVFDIPNVSFHDIAGHHKAKQRLGEVINFFKEPKLLESFNIAPPKGMLLYGPPGTGKTMLAKAFAKEAELPFISTTGLELLQPEKTKSIFTRAKAYAPAIIFIDEIDTIGRRDAENGREVPINKLLSEMDGFSGRKGEDIFVIAATNYKENIDPAIIRPGRVEIHIEINNLDKDARQYFLDKVINEKPTSGTFDMKKLLMYTTGFTGSQLEMLGKEASYYCLRHGLPAITQDILIEQINTIKYGERQSYLSLEQMFEETAVYEAGRAVISKVLMPHIHIEHVSITPKDNNEHFISHNYSDVQENMTVKDFKDKICVSLAGRAAQIKQFGDIEGMDSGASNDLQQATRDAYVAIAHYGMDKEVGYININGVMDAQQKSVAHKDTEHYHEKIDSALERWMTEGQETVTDLVNEHWSTIEKLSKILLKKEIIYADELDEIVAS